In Anaerostipes hadrus ATCC 29173 = JCM 17467, a single genomic region encodes these proteins:
- a CDS encoding SDR family oxidoreductase, producing the protein MNNDWLELEGKTVIVTGAASGIGKAVAQEFLNIGANVVISDMAENAPEMDAKEGQLLYVRTDVTKVSDVEAMVAKTIETFGTIDVLVNNAGINIPRLLVDPKDPKGQYELDEAVWDKVCNVNLKGVFFCAQAVGRILVEKGEGVIINMSSESGLEGSEGQSVYAATKNAVNSLTRSWAKELGKQGVRVVGVAPGIMEATGLRTIGYETALAYTRGITVEQLRAGYSKTSTIPLGRSGKLSEVADLCVYLASKRSSYVHGVTVNVAGGKTRG; encoded by the coding sequence ATGAATAACGATTGGTTAGAATTAGAAGGGAAGACAGTCATCGTCACAGGCGCAGCATCCGGAATCGGGAAGGCAGTTGCGCAGGAGTTTTTGAATATTGGGGCGAATGTAGTTATTTCTGATATGGCAGAGAATGCACCAGAGATGGATGCAAAAGAAGGCCAGTTATTATATGTAAGAACAGATGTAACAAAAGTTTCTGATGTTGAAGCTATGGTAGCAAAAACAATAGAAACATTCGGAACAATTGATGTACTAGTGAATAATGCAGGAATCAATATTCCACGTCTGTTAGTTGATCCAAAGGATCCAAAAGGACAATATGAATTAGATGAGGCAGTATGGGATAAAGTATGCAATGTAAATCTAAAAGGTGTTTTCTTCTGTGCGCAGGCAGTTGGAAGGATCTTGGTTGAAAAAGGTGAAGGTGTCATTATCAACATGTCTTCTGAAAGTGGTCTGGAAGGATCCGAAGGACAGAGTGTTTACGCAGCTACAAAGAATGCAGTAAACTCTTTAACAAGATCATGGGCAAAAGAATTAGGAAAGCAGGGAGTTCGCGTTGTCGGAGTAGCACCTGGAATCATGGAAGCTACAGGACTTCGTACGATCGGTTATGAAACAGCTCTGGCTTATACAAGAGGGATCACAGTAGAACAGTTAAGAGCAGGATATTCCAAAACATCCACAATTCCACTAGGACGTTCTGGAAAGCTTTCTGAAGTTGCAGATCTGTGTGTATATCTTGCAAGCAAGAGATCTTCTTACGTACATGGTGTGACGGTTAACGTTGCGGGTGGTAAGACAAGAGGATAG
- a CDS encoding ComEC/Rec2 family competence protein has translation MRNIIRKLAVCFLAWILVCTTVVTGHGMHTAKAAQTFKIHFIDVGCADAALLQYGEGTEAKYALIDTGANQYHNTKDTTIDTTKTPVYEYLNKMGVKHLEFILLTHPHQDHIGGMEKILSDTTIKIDKIYGNDLNIQYLESSEDKSKQSSDETNWTEFDTKIYKNFKAALEARNKLAEEAEDKTEKENLKVDYVVPTAGETISLGEAKMTFYGPLENDYQYGRTVDLNTRQENKYSIVTKIVYGSNSFLMTGDAQKETIEKIIAKGYDLTAQVLKEPHHGFQDVTEEELANGYQYSDHKTVIDASQASIAIISNGYMNTGGVPYTKVLRDLSKLDVYETGDRGTIIITSDGSQLSIQTEKGDNQPSVKGKESDDETSSPVMKSMNITANTTKPLTATSVGAANTYDRYEKKNITVRFSGAAQGFTKLTSIEYKFVPKGVNNKTIAYKTGSSYTVKNGNCGRFYVRYNTPLGSTEIKLPGFTVDTKAPTSVKIKANKSGIKTLSTSAKNTYSKRIKKSVKFTFSANYGTSGKSMTQYKFVPRGKKASKYKWKTANSVTYKKRNKKVRLYVRYIDKSGNITTKKTNGFYVTKK, from the coding sequence ATGAGGAACATTATAAGGAAACTTGCAGTGTGCTTTCTGGCATGGATATTGGTCTGCACAACAGTTGTAACTGGGCATGGAATGCATACGGCAAAAGCAGCACAGACATTTAAGATTCATTTTATTGATGTCGGATGTGCAGATGCTGCGTTATTACAGTATGGAGAAGGAACAGAAGCAAAGTATGCATTGATCGATACAGGAGCAAACCAGTATCATAATACAAAGGATACGACGATTGATACCACAAAGACACCAGTCTATGAATATTTAAATAAGATGGGAGTAAAACATCTGGAATTTATACTTCTGACACATCCTCATCAGGATCATATTGGAGGTATGGAGAAGATTCTTTCTGATACAACGATCAAGATCGATAAGATTTATGGGAATGATCTGAATATTCAGTACTTGGAAAGCAGCGAGGATAAGAGCAAGCAGTCTTCAGATGAAACAAATTGGACAGAATTTGATACCAAAATATACAAGAATTTTAAAGCTGCTTTAGAAGCAAGAAATAAACTTGCCGAAGAAGCAGAAGACAAAACAGAGAAAGAAAATCTAAAAGTAGATTATGTAGTGCCAACTGCAGGAGAAACAATTAGTCTTGGAGAAGCAAAAATGACATTCTATGGTCCATTAGAGAATGATTATCAATATGGTAGAACGGTTGATTTGAATACAAGACAGGAAAATAAATATTCTATCGTTACAAAGATCGTTTACGGAAGCAACTCTTTCTTAATGACCGGAGATGCTCAGAAAGAAACGATCGAGAAGATCATCGCGAAGGGATATGATCTGACAGCACAGGTGCTCAAGGAGCCACATCATGGATTTCAGGATGTCACAGAAGAAGAGTTAGCCAATGGCTACCAGTATTCTGATCATAAAACAGTGATCGATGCATCACAGGCTAGTATTGCGATCATCAGTAATGGATACATGAATACAGGTGGTGTTCCATATACAAAAGTCTTAAGAGACTTATCAAAATTAGATGTCTATGAGACAGGAGACCGTGGAACGATCATTATAACATCAGATGGCTCACAGTTATCTATCCAGACAGAGAAAGGAGATAACCAGCCAAGTGTCAAAGGAAAAGAAAGTGATGATGAAACATCATCTCCAGTGATGAAATCCATGAATATCACAGCAAACACAACAAAGCCATTGACAGCAACGAGTGTGGGTGCTGCGAATACTTATGATCGTTATGAAAAGAAGAATATTACTGTAAGATTTTCAGGAGCAGCTCAAGGATTTACAAAATTGACAAGCATTGAATATAAGTTTGTGCCAAAAGGTGTGAATAATAAAACCATAGCATATAAGACAGGAAGTTCCTATACAGTCAAAAATGGAAATTGTGGAAGGTTTTATGTAAGATATAATACACCATTAGGATCAACAGAGATCAAACTTCCTGGATTTACAGTTGATACGAAAGCACCAACCAGTGTGAAGATCAAAGCGAATAAGTCAGGGATCAAAACACTGTCAACATCTGCAAAGAACACTTACAGTAAACGAATCAAGAAGTCTGTCAAATTTACGTTTAGTGCAAATTATGGAACCAGTGGAAAATCCATGACACAGTATAAGTTTGTACCAAGAGGAAAAAAAGCTTCCAAGTACAAATGGAAAACAGCAAATAGTGTAACTTATAAGAAAAGAAATAAAAAAGTTCGTTTATATGTAAGATATATTGATAAATCTGGAAATATCACAACAAAGAAGACAAACGGATTTTACGTAACTAAGAAATAA
- the hflX gene encoding GTPase HflX: MEEIKKEIIEKVILVAVADQDTTEAEESLDELEELVKTAGAEVAARVIQVRETPHPGTYIGKGKIDEVNALLYGTNATGIVCDDELSPAQISNLEEALDTKVMDRTLIILDIFAKRAFTREGKIQVELAQLKYRASKLTGQGRALSRLGGGIGTRGPGEKKLEMDRRLIRTRISRLKAELRDVVKHREVQRKQRQKNHLPVVCIVGYTNAGKSTLLNHFTNAGVYEEDQLFATLDPTTKSLDLSGGQTILMTDTVGFIRKLPHHLVEAFKSTLEEAKYSDLILHVVDASNPQKEKQMEAVYDTLKQLGANESPIITAFNKIDLLNGDEILKDPNAEAVVRISGKNGEGTDQLLEQIEKILQKQKLYLEKLYGYQEAGKIQLIRSHGQLLKEEYRDDGIYVEAYIPKEILGSI; the protein is encoded by the coding sequence ATGGAAGAAATCAAAAAAGAAATCATAGAGAAAGTGATCTTGGTTGCGGTTGCTGATCAAGACACAACAGAAGCAGAAGAATCTTTGGATGAGTTAGAAGAACTGGTTAAAACGGCAGGAGCCGAGGTTGCAGCAAGGGTGATCCAGGTAAGAGAAACACCACATCCAGGAACTTATATCGGAAAAGGTAAGATTGATGAAGTCAATGCTTTGTTATACGGAACTAATGCGACAGGGATCGTCTGTGATGACGAATTATCACCAGCACAGATCAGCAATTTAGAAGAAGCATTAGATACCAAAGTGATGGATCGAACACTGATCATTCTTGATATTTTTGCGAAGAGAGCATTTACAAGAGAAGGTAAGATCCAGGTCGAACTTGCCCAGTTAAAATACAGAGCATCCAAGCTTACCGGACAAGGAAGAGCTTTATCAAGATTAGGTGGAGGAATCGGAACCAGAGGTCCGGGAGAGAAGAAACTGGAGATGGACCGAAGACTGATCCGTACAAGAATCTCCAGATTAAAAGCAGAGTTAAGAGATGTTGTAAAGCACAGAGAAGTCCAGAGAAAACAACGCCAGAAGAATCACCTGCCAGTGGTTTGTATCGTTGGATATACCAATGCAGGAAAGTCAACACTATTAAACCATTTTACCAATGCAGGAGTTTATGAAGAAGATCAGTTGTTTGCAACCCTTGATCCAACGACAAAAAGTTTAGATTTAAGTGGCGGGCAGACAATTCTTATGACGGATACGGTCGGTTTTATCCGCAAACTTCCACATCATCTGGTCGAAGCATTTAAAAGTACATTAGAAGAAGCCAAATACAGTGATCTGATCCTGCATGTAGTTGATGCATCCAATCCGCAGAAAGAGAAACAGATGGAAGCAGTCTATGATACATTAAAGCAGTTAGGAGCTAACGAATCACCGATCATTACAGCATTCAATAAGATCGATCTGTTAAATGGTGATGAAATCTTAAAAGATCCAAATGCAGAAGCGGTGGTAAGGATTTCTGGGAAAAATGGTGAAGGAACCGATCAGTTGTTAGAGCAGATTGAGAAAATACTGCAAAAACAGAAATTATATTTAGAAAAGCTGTATGGATATCAGGAAGCAGGAAAGATCCAGCTGATCCGAAGTCACGGACAGCTTTTGAAAGAAGAATACAGAGATGATGGAATTTACGTAGAAGCATACATTCCAAAAGAGATTCTTGGAAGTATCTAG
- a CDS encoding MurR/RpiR family transcriptional regulator, with product MSSDILVRDQIFSTYDSLYDAEKKVADYLISHPSEAIEMSVSELASHCDASQATIIRFCKKIGCKGFHQLKIKLAGEQRQQEEQVISNEIDIDQMDKSLNNIMISKVEEIKATFHNFNPEELREIVDLIIHANLIEFAAMGDTIPIALDGSYKFNQLGLKAVSSTIWESQEAFSRTLRKGDVFFAISASGASKRLVKMVEIVKDNGVTTIAITNQSKSPLAELCDHVLLTATREHIFHDQVSFTRMAAMSVIDTLFLLLFSTKWDSFENVAQHEQSVAEEKL from the coding sequence ATGAGTAGTGATATCTTAGTTAGAGACCAGATTTTTTCAACATATGATAGTTTATATGATGCAGAGAAGAAAGTAGCCGATTATCTGATCAGTCATCCATCCGAAGCGATCGAGATGTCTGTATCAGAACTTGCATCTCACTGTGATGCGAGCCAGGCAACGATCATCCGTTTTTGTAAGAAGATCGGGTGTAAGGGATTTCATCAGTTGAAGATCAAGCTGGCCGGAGAACAACGACAGCAGGAAGAACAGGTGATATCGAACGAGATCGATATCGATCAGATGGACAAATCACTCAATAATATCATGATCAGTAAAGTGGAAGAGATCAAAGCGACGTTTCACAATTTTAATCCAGAAGAATTAAGAGAGATCGTGGATCTGATCATACATGCCAATCTGATTGAATTCGCTGCGATGGGAGATACGATCCCGATCGCACTGGATGGATCTTACAAGTTCAATCAGTTAGGATTGAAAGCAGTTAGTTCAACAATTTGGGAGAGTCAGGAAGCATTTTCCAGAACTTTGAGAAAAGGTGATGTATTTTTTGCGATTTCTGCCTCTGGGGCATCCAAAAGACTTGTGAAGATGGTAGAGATCGTGAAAGATAATGGTGTAACAACAATTGCGATCACCAATCAATCCAAATCGCCACTTGCAGAGTTATGTGATCATGTTTTGCTGACAGCAACAAGAGAACACATTTTCCATGATCAGGTTAGTTTCACAAGAATGGCAGCGATGTCAGTGATCGACACACTGTTCTTATTACTGTTCTCCACAAAATGGGATTCATTTGAGAATGTGGCACAACACGAGCAGTCTGTTGCAGAAGAAAAATTATAA
- a CDS encoding zinc-binding dehydrogenase — MKTKAVRLYGEMDLRLDEFELPEMQDDEIMAEVVTDSLCMSSYKAITQAQKHKKVPDDISENPIILGHEFCGTIKKVGKKWKDQYQEGDKFVIQPNIGDIRGYAPGYSFHHMGGDATTIIFSDQVMENGSLLKYNGDSFFEGSLVEPLSCVVGAFNAQYHMKKMYSYEHVMGIKEGGAIALLGATGPMGFLAIDFAIHGPKKPKTLVVTGRTQKKIDMAARLYTVEEAKKNGVKLVYVNTRDIVDVNKELRKYSEKGFDDVFIFAPNEEMVTYGVKMLAFDGCLNFFSGPADQEFSSRVNFYNIHYNSTHFVGTSGGNTEDMKQSIELIENKTVNVAKIATHILGLDHAVETTKALPELEGSKKIVYTHKKFPLTEVDKFDENSDDKYIRELKSIVERNGNLWSGEAERYFIQNAPEI; from the coding sequence ATGAAAACAAAGGCAGTAAGACTTTACGGAGAAATGGATTTAAGACTGGATGAATTTGAACTGCCAGAGATGCAAGATGATGAAATTATGGCAGAGGTTGTAACAGACAGTTTGTGTATGTCCAGTTACAAAGCGATCACCCAGGCACAAAAACACAAAAAAGTACCAGATGATATCAGTGAAAATCCAATCATTTTAGGACACGAATTTTGTGGAACGATCAAAAAGGTCGGTAAAAAATGGAAAGATCAGTATCAGGAAGGTGACAAATTTGTCATTCAGCCTAACATTGGAGATATCAGAGGCTATGCCCCAGGATATTCTTTCCATCATATGGGAGGAGATGCCACAACGATCATTTTTTCTGATCAGGTTATGGAAAATGGTTCACTATTAAAATACAACGGAGATTCCTTCTTTGAAGGATCTCTCGTTGAACCACTGTCATGTGTCGTAGGTGCATTTAATGCACAGTATCATATGAAGAAAATGTATTCATATGAACATGTGATGGGAATTAAAGAAGGTGGAGCGATCGCACTTCTCGGTGCAACAGGGCCAATGGGATTTTTAGCGATCGACTTTGCAATCCATGGACCAAAGAAACCAAAGACATTGGTTGTCACAGGAAGAACACAGAAGAAGATTGATATGGCAGCAAGATTATACACAGTAGAAGAAGCAAAGAAGAATGGTGTAAAGCTTGTATATGTCAATACGAGAGATATAGTAGATGTCAATAAAGAGCTACGTAAATATTCAGAAAAAGGATTTGATGATGTCTTTATTTTTGCACCAAATGAAGAAATGGTAACATACGGAGTGAAAATGTTAGCATTCGATGGATGTTTGAATTTCTTCTCAGGGCCTGCTGATCAAGAATTTTCATCCAGAGTAAATTTCTATAATATTCATTATAATTCTACACATTTTGTGGGAACAAGTGGTGGAAATACAGAAGATATGAAACAATCCATTGAACTGATCGAGAACAAGACAGTCAATGTTGCAAAGATCGCAACACATATATTAGGGCTTGACCATGCGGTTGAAACAACAAAGGCGTTACCAGAACTTGAAGGAAGTAAAAAAATTGTCTATACGCACAAAAAATTTCCATTAACAGAGGTTGACAAATTCGATGAAAACAGCGATGATAAGTATATCAGAGAATTAAAATCAATCGTAGAACGCAATGGTAATTTATGGAGCGGTGAGGCAGAAAGGTATTTCATACAGAATGCTCCTGAGATTTAG
- a CDS encoding ComEC/Rec2 family competence protein gives MKYFTKKIIAVLLTVMLTGITVLHVSGGQTIKVNAAQTFKVHFIDVGAADGALLQYGEGENAKYALIDSGAYSYETTDHDTIDVSDRVHQYLLDHGVKHLEFVVLTHPHGDHIGGMKKILEDKNITIDTIYGNPLEFEYLESSEDKEKQTEETARWTAFDTQTYQTFKKKLEKRNSYKDASLHIQYVVPQAGTSVKLGEAVMTFYGPLDNTYRYGRAQDAPNLNTRQVNKYSIVTRIVYGSNSFLMTGDAQQETIKKIVARGYDLSAQVLKQPHHGYQDVRLQDKPKGRYVYDSDHKYLIDRTGASIAIISNGYKNVNQTPESNVLRDLSGMDVYQTSDKGTIVVSSDGKNLSVSAQKGGNVPSHAGYVVKQKRTPLMQKVTVQANTKKKMTPLRSDASAAYQHYERKNIKIRISAQAKSFTNLKQIQYKFVKKGTSKGSVPYKTGTTLTLKDGMIGRVYVRFVTDAGIDEMQLPGIAVDKKAPTKTKIKVNRSGIKTLKTSTKTSYNKKIKKSAKFVFSASYGISGKSKTQYKIVPKGKKASKYRWKTANKITYKKKNKKVSIYARFIDKCGNITQRKSSGFYITK, from the coding sequence ATGAAATATTTTACAAAGAAGATCATAGCGGTACTGCTGACAGTGATGCTTACAGGCATCACTGTTTTGCACGTATCGGGAGGTCAAACGATCAAAGTTAATGCAGCACAGACATTTAAGGTTCATTTTATCGATGTGGGGGCCGCTGATGGAGCTTTGCTTCAATATGGAGAAGGAGAAAACGCGAAGTATGCTCTGATTGATTCTGGGGCTTATTCTTATGAGACAACAGATCACGATACGATCGATGTATCAGACCGTGTGCATCAGTATTTGCTGGATCATGGAGTAAAGCATCTGGAATTTGTTGTTCTAACTCATCCACACGGAGATCATATCGGTGGAATGAAGAAGATACTAGAAGATAAGAATATTACGATCGATACGATTTATGGGAATCCATTGGAGTTTGAATATCTGGAAAGCAGCGAAGATAAAGAAAAGCAAACAGAAGAAACAGCCCGATGGACAGCATTTGATACACAGACGTATCAGACATTCAAGAAGAAACTAGAGAAGAGGAATTCATACAAAGATGCATCATTGCATATCCAGTATGTTGTGCCACAGGCCGGAACATCCGTAAAATTAGGCGAAGCGGTAATGACCTTTTATGGTCCGTTAGATAATACCTATAGATATGGAAGAGCACAGGATGCCCCCAATTTAAATACAAGACAGGTAAATAAATATTCGATAGTGACGAGGATTGTTTATGGCAGTAATTCATTTTTAATGACAGGCGATGCACAGCAGGAAACGATCAAAAAGATTGTAGCCAGAGGTTACGATTTAAGTGCACAGGTATTAAAGCAGCCACATCATGGATATCAGGATGTTCGTTTGCAGGATAAACCGAAAGGTCGTTATGTATACGATTCGGATCATAAGTATCTGATCGATCGAACAGGTGCAAGTATTGCGATCATCAGTAATGGATATAAAAATGTAAATCAGACACCAGAGAGCAATGTACTTCGTGATCTGTCAGGAATGGATGTTTATCAGACATCAGATAAAGGAACGATCGTAGTATCGTCCGATGGTAAGAATCTAAGTGTGTCAGCACAAAAAGGTGGTAATGTACCAAGTCATGCGGGATATGTAGTGAAACAGAAGCGTACCCCTTTGATGCAGAAAGTTACAGTGCAGGCAAATACAAAGAAGAAAATGACACCACTTCGTTCCGATGCCTCAGCAGCATATCAGCATTATGAGAGAAAAAACATCAAGATCAGGATTTCAGCACAGGCAAAAAGCTTCACAAATCTAAAACAGATTCAGTACAAATTTGTGAAAAAAGGAACTTCCAAAGGAAGTGTACCATACAAAACCGGTACGACATTAACGCTCAAAGACGGCATGATAGGCAGGGTCTATGTGAGGTTTGTCACAGATGCAGGGATAGATGAGATGCAGCTTCCAGGAATCGCAGTAGATAAAAAAGCACCAACAAAGACGAAGATCAAGGTTAACAGATCAGGAATCAAGACATTGAAAACGTCAACAAAAACGTCTTACAATAAAAAAATCAAAAAGTCAGCCAAATTTGTATTTTCAGCATCCTATGGAATCAGCGGGAAATCAAAGACACAATATAAGATCGTGCCAAAAGGCAAAAAAGCATCCAAATATCGATGGAAAACGGCGAATAAGATAACCTATAAAAAGAAGAACAAAAAAGTGAGTATCTATGCAAGATTTATCGATAAATGTGGAAATATCACACAGCGAAAGAGTTCTGGATTCTATATTACAAAATAA
- a CDS encoding tetratricopeptide repeat protein: protein MNSKGKGIITAVIVVLIALAAFCGFGYISQRMTASEGITYLDKKEYQKAYEQFDHAAGKFTLIFTKQKKDVLFYEGEALYQMGEYGKAIEIYDELIDHGESRAYSLKAYCLAQQKKLNKAIDVCDQGIKEHPDDGEIYCTKYAVLAKQEKYTQGLKVIERALKQKELENKKEVLFARISAYESMFDFDTAYRYAKAYVKAYPKDANGKKELTFLETR from the coding sequence ATGAACAGTAAAGGAAAAGGAATCATTACAGCAGTTATAGTTGTCCTGATCGCACTGGCTGCTTTTTGCGGATTTGGATATATCAGCCAAAGAATGACAGCAAGCGAAGGAATTACATATCTTGATAAGAAAGAATATCAGAAAGCATACGAACAATTTGACCATGCAGCAGGGAAATTCACTCTCATTTTCACAAAGCAAAAGAAAGATGTTTTATTCTACGAAGGAGAGGCTCTTTATCAGATGGGAGAGTATGGGAAAGCCATAGAGATCTATGATGAGCTGATCGATCATGGAGAAAGCAGGGCATATTCTTTGAAAGCATATTGCCTTGCCCAGCAGAAGAAGCTAAACAAAGCAATAGATGTATGTGATCAGGGAATAAAAGAGCATCCAGACGATGGAGAGATCTATTGTACAAAATATGCGGTGTTAGCAAAGCAGGAGAAGTATACACAAGGGCTAAAAGTGATCGAGAGAGCATTAAAACAGAAGGAGCTTGAGAATAAGAAGGAAGTTTTATTCGCTAGGATCAGTGCGTATGAATCCATGTTTGATTTTGATACAGCATATCGTTATGCAAAAGCTTATGTAAAAGCCTATCCAAAGGATGCAAATGGCAAGAAAGAGCTGACATTTTTGGAGACACGATAA